ctcttggagttgtgttgagtttgtccatacagattgcatatgaaaaagttggcggtgtattttggtacccccagtgttttcagtATTAAATTGTGGCAGTATGCCATGCCCAAATTTAGAACATGATGTTattcaggcaatagtttgaaTACGAAAGTGCCAGTACGATATGTTCAAGGAACTATTCCGTGGGAGCTTGCGACTTGAGACAATGTTCGATATGACCCTGATGTATTAAATACCACGCCTTCAatagcatatatattttgtacaggAAAGACCATCTGAAGGGTAGTCGTCACCAGCATCAGTGACAACCTGAGGAAAATATTGCTCGATCTATACTAGCGGTCAACCCATCTAGGAGTTGTCCAATCAATATGATATAAGAGAGTACAATACTGGTAATGAAATACTCCATAAATATATAACCGGAGGTCGGAGATGCATTATTGATTCTTTTACGGAATACAAGTTCTATCGGGTCAAAAATTATCATATTACACTTATGCAACTGGGGAAGAGTGATTTTACAATTCAGGTTCTTGTCAAAAGCTCATCATCAACAGCTGGAAATCAGAAGCTTGGATTGTTGCAGGGGATTTCAATGCAATAAGAAGGAATTAGGAAAAAAACAAGCAAGGGGGATCAAGATTAGGCAAAAAAATCTTTAATGAGTTACTGAATCAGCAAGACATCATTGGTCTTCCAGTTGGTGGAGATCTTTATACATGGACAAATACGAAGAAAAAATATCCAATTCTATGCATACTAGACAGAATTCTCATCTCCCCACTCTTtgaagcaaaataccaaagtgtTGTACAAACTCTGATGTCAAGGAATGTATCAGACCAATTTTCCAGTCTTACTCACTACCAGTAATGTTTGCTGCATAAACTCTCCTTTTAGAATTGAATTGTTTTGGCTTCAAAACAAAAATTTCTACAAAATTTAGCTATATAGTGAAATGTAATGACATATTAAGGGACTCGAAGTTTCATTCTAGCAAAGAAATTGCATAACTTGAAGAATTTCATCAAAAGATGGGcaagagaaaatgaaaaacaaCTTATAACATAAATAGTTGCACTAAATTTTAAGGAGGAGGATAGGATTTTGGATGTAACAACATTCACTAATAGAGATAACAGAAAACTGGACTCAAATATATTGGGATGGATGACTATAGGAAATGTCTCTCTACAGCTAAATCCAATCATTTAAAAAATGGTGAGAAGAATACAAAGTATCTCCACCAATTGGCAAatggaagaaagagaaagaacacAATTCAAAAACTATTGTTTAATAAAGAGGACAATTTCAGCCAACAAGAGATCAAGGAAGAATTCAATAACTACTTACCGACCTCTTTAAGGAGTCACATACATTGAGGCCTCAGCTGGATACTGAGAATCCTAAAATTTCTTCAACAAAAAGTGATTAGATGGAAAAACCTTTTAGTGAGGATGAAGTATTAAGTGCAATAAAAAGTTGAGGCAGGAACAGATCTCCTGGACCAAATGGGTATCCAATAAATTTCTATAAAACAACATGGTAGGTGATTAAACAAGATGTTATGGAGTTCATGAATGAGTTTTATGAGAATGAGAAGATAGATTAGAGACTCAATGTCTCTTTTATATGTCTCTTTTAGAGGGTCAAGAAAGAAGATGCAAGCATTCACCAACACTTCATACCTATAAGCTCAGTAAGGAGCATATATAAAATCATCTCCAAAGTGCTAGCAACAAGATTCAAGTCTGTACTACCTTATCAGGGAGCATCAAGTTGCCTTCATTAAAGGTAAATAAATACAAGATGACATTCTCATAGATGGATAATTAGTTTACTcaagaattaaatctaaaaagCCTGGCGTTTTATGCAAATTAGATATTGAAACAACCTTTGACAATATCAATCATCACTGCACGGGCATGTTTCTAAAGGTGGTGCAGGTTTTGGTGAGAAATGGAAAAACCGGATTTCTTGGTGCCTCTCCACTGTGTAATCTTCAATTCTTCTGTCAATGATAGTTCCACATCCAAGTTATAACTTCTGTCAATGATAGTTCCACATCAAGTTTCCTTCATCAAAAGATGGGCAAGAGAACAGAATGGCAGgcaagagaaaatgaaaaaacaacTTATAACATAAATAGTTGCACTAAATTTTAAGGAGGAGGATAGGATTTTGGATGTAACAACATTCACTAATAGAGATAACGGAAAACTGGACTCAAATATATTGGGATGGATGACTATAAGAAATGTCTCTCTACAGCTAAATCCAATCATTTAAAAAATGGTGAGAAGAATACAAAGTATCTCCACCAATTGGAAAATGGCAGAAAGAGAAAGAACACAATTCACAAACTATTGTTTAATAAAGAGGACAATTTCAGCCAACAAGAGATCAAGGAAGAATTCAATAACTACTTTACCGACCTATTTAAGGAGTCACATACATTGAGGCCTCAGCTGGATACTGAGAATCCTAAAATTTCTTCAACAAAAAGTGATTAGATGGAAAAACCTTTTAGTGAGTATGAAGTATTAAGTGCGATAAAAAGTTGCGGCAGGAACAGATCTCCTGGACCAAATGGGTATCCAATAAATTTCTATAAAACAACATGTAGGTGATTAAACAAGATGTTATGGAGGTCATGAATGAGTTTTATGAGAATGAGAAGATAGATTAGAGGGTCAATCTCTCTTTTATATGTCTCTTTTAGAGGGTCAAGAAAGAAGATGCAAGCATTCACCAACACTTCATACCTATAAGCTCAGTAAGGAGCATATATAAAATCATCTCCAAAGTGCTAGCAACAAGATTCAAGTCTGTACTACCTTATCAGGGAGCATCAAGTTGCCTTCATTAAAGGTAAATAAATACAAGATGACATTCTCATAGATGGAGAATTAATTGACTcaagaattaaatctaaaaagCCTGGCATTTTATGCAAATTAGATATTGAAACAACCTTTGACAATATCAATCATCACTGCACGGGCATGTTTCTAAAGGTGGTGCAGGTTTTGGTGAGAAATGGAAAAACCAGATTTCTTGGTGCCTCTCCACTGCGTAATCTTCAAAATTCTTCTGTCAATGATAGTTCCACATCCAAGTTATAACTTCTGTCAATGATAGTTCCACATCAAGTTGCCTTCATCAAAAGATGGGAAAGAGAACAGAATGGCAGgcaagagaaaatgaaaaaacaacTTATAACATAAATAGTTGCACTAAATTTTAAGGAGGAGGATAGGATTTTGGATGTAACAACATTCACTAATAGAGATAACGGAAAACTGGACTCAAATATATTAGGATGGATGACTATAGGAAATGTCTCTCTACAGCTAAATCCAATCATTTAAAAAATGGTGAGAAGAATACAAAGTATCTCCACCAATTGGCAAatggaagaaagagaaagaacacAATTCACAAACTATTGTTTAATAAAGAGGACAATTTCAGCCAACAAGAGATCAAGGAAGAATTCAATAACTACTTTACCGACCTCTTTAAGGAGTCACATACATTGAGGCCTCAGCTGGATACTGAGAATCCTAAAATTTCTTCAACAAAAAGTGATTAGATGGAAAAACCTTTTAGTGAGGATGAAGTATTAAGTGCAATAAAAAGTTGCGGCAGGAACAGATCTCCTGGACCAAATGGGTATCCAATAAATTTCTATAAAAACAACATGTAGGTGATTAAACAACATGTTATGGAGGTCATGAATGAGTTTTATGAGAATGAGAAGATAGATTAGAGGGTCAATGTCTCTTTTAGAGGGTCAAGAAATAAGATGCAAGCATTCACCAACACTTCATACCTATAAGCTCAGTAAGGAGCATATATTAAATCATCTCCAAAGTGCTAGCAACAATATTCAAGTCTGTACTACCTTATCAGGGAGCATCAAGTTGCCTTCAATAAAGGTAAATAAATACAAGATGGCATTCTCATAGACGGAGAATTAATTGACTcaagaattaaatctaaaaagCCTGGCATTTTATGCAAATTAGATATTGAAACAACCTTTGACAATATCAATCATCACTGCACGGGCATGTTTCTAAAGGTGGTGCAGGTTTTGGTGAGAAATGGAAAAACTAGATTTCTTGGTGCCTCTCCACTGCATAATCTTCAATTCTTCTGTCAATGATAGTTCCACATCCAAGTTATAACTTCCCCCCCCCCCNNNNNNNNNNNNNNNNNNNNNNNNNNNNNNNNNNNNNNNNNNNNNNNNNNNNNNNNNNNNNNNNNNNNNNNNNNNNNNNNNNNNNNNNNNNNNNNNNNNNNNNNNNNNNNNNNNNNcccccccccccctttttttttattctaataGCACAAGTTCTCACAAGACTCTTGAGAAGAGCAGAAGAGATACAAATGATTATTGGATTCAAGGTGCATGAAGATATCAAAGTGTAACATCTACAATTTGCAGATGAAACACTCATCTTCTTGGAACTCAGAAGTAAGAATTGGTGATGGtcatgatataaaattttggatGGATCCTTGGTTCACACATACTCAATTTTGCTCAACGCACAAGATGGCATTCAAACCTGCAGTTCAGAAAGATGCCAAAGTTGTAGACTTAATACACAATGGTAATTGGAATATACAACTGACTCATACCCATATTGAGCAGGTGAAAGCAGAATTAGAAAACATTATGGAATTAATTGGAAATCCACCCACTTTTGGAAGCTTGTCAGATTCCATCTGCTACCAACGCTTGCCTCTAGTACACAACAAAAGGAGGCTACAACTGGCTCACACAACAACAAGGTACCTCTGATAATGAATTCAAGTATGTGTGGGAAAAAATAGCTCATCTTAAAGCACAACTATTAATCTGGTATGCGATTCGTAATGCCATTCCCACAATAGATAAGAAGAGAGGATGTCAGATTCAAGCAACTAGATGCAATCTCTGCAATGCTAAAAATGAAGATGTGAAGTACAATACTACTTTTATGCCCATTCTCGAAATCCATATGGGACCATTTTGCTCACTCTCTGGATTTAAGTTGGGCGCAAAAATCAGAATTCTATGAACAAATCAAGAACTGACATACAAACTCCTGCAAGAATGTGGCCAAGAAAATCTGATACATACTGTCTTTCTCTATATGTTGGGGCTTTATGGAATGAGAGAAACATGAGGACTATGGCTAAGAAAAAATGTCAAGAGAAAACATGGTGATCATTGAAATCAAGAGGCCAGTTTTTCAATGGGGTAACCTTCATTTTTGGTTCCagatgaatatcattttcaataaCTTGATATTCAATTGTGATACATTATGTCATAATTATTTAAATTAGATATTGATTCACATAATTCAAGTGTTGGGCTTGCAATATGTCGGAGTTTAGAATGATTTCTcaatcttctttttctctttttaataAAATTTGACATGGCAACGCGTTCAACTAatgtaagagcaagtcttatggtggaatccaatctattccaagtgtggaaaaaccatggaatgtcaagtctaatggcttccaagttggggttttccacagaaaatccaagcaaggttccaccgtttcgtggaagggttcgtggaatccatctgaacgccaataagaatagcgtgtttttttttgtccgtagatttaggatgagttgttgaaatctaacggctgagaaaaaaacgctattcttaatagtgttttcttagcgctattaagaatagcgttttcactattccaccactacacttgcacttccatccacggttccaaataccgaggtggcgtggaagatggaagatggaactttttcaccataagacttgctctaataacACGTTGGTGGTGGAGCTTAGCTTGGTGGTGgcgcttagcttgttaggctttccaactagtttcttgtaaagATACTCTCAATAAATATTttcgtaaaaaaaaaagaagcaaaaaacggTGATCAGTGTCGAGGAAACTCGCTTTTCAAACATCCGATTTGGGTGTGAATATCGGAGTCCCAGCTGATGAAGTAGTACTAGTACTAATTATTAAACAAGAAGATcataaaggaaaagaagaaaagggaaagaaagagaaaaaaagagagagttgTCATATTcattcttattctttcttttgttttctaaaATCCCCATTTTccaattcaagaaaaaaaaaaccctagaaatctgaTAATAATGTCTTGGTTCTCATCTCTCACTAATCAATTCAATCAAGAATCAGAttcagaagtagaagaagatctCTCACAACAACTTCATCATGTACAATTAAACAGTCCTTCAGGTGGTCACGACGGTGATCCTGacagcggcggtggtggtggtggagtaaaaataaaagagaatttaACAGAGATTAGAAAATCAATAGGTCGTCAATTACTTGGTGTTGCTTCTTTTTTAGCTCCACCacctcaatcatcatcatcatcatcatcaaccgccaccaccgccaccactacgAACGATGCATCTTCATCACCTAAAAGTCTTGTTGGTGGTATTAAAAGTGATTTTGCTGAAATAAGTGGTAGTTTAAAATCTGGTTTATCTCTATTTTCTTCGAATAAAGCTGTTAATGAGATCTCTAGGTTTGCTACTACTTTACTTCAATTTCCTAAAgatgatggagaagatgaagttgCTGGAATCAATCAAGAGGTTTTGGAATTTGTGAGGATCATGTCAAGTAGACCTGAATGTTGGACTGAATTTCCCTTGCCACTCCCTCATTATAATGGTAATTTTGTACTAGTCTTGTTTAAATTACTCTATTATACGATTTAGTAAAGTATGATCTTGATTCTTGAATGTCAGTTTAACAAGTGATTTGAACTATAAACCATGTCTAACACATTACACAACAATGTTCTTGCGCATTTCCGGTCTTTGCAGATTTCCATATGTCAGGAGCCCAACAACTTCATGCATCAACTGTTGAGGAACTGGCTCCGAGTTTAGCAGATCTTCGGTATAAGCTTTGCCCGAATTTCATGACAGAAGATCGCTTTTGGATGATATACTTTATTATGTTGCATCCGCGACTAAGGGAGAGCGACGCAGTGCTATTAACAACTCCCCGAGTAAGAGTTACTATATTTAGATTTTTATGTTTATGTAATTGGGTACTTGTGGGTTTATGCATTATTTGTGTAGATAAGTTAAATGCATAATCATTACACACTCAAGTTACATAGTGAGGATGTGAGTAATTTTTAGGGAAGGAATTGCCCAGTTGGAAACTATCAGGGTCAAACTAGGTGTTTCGTACCGCAAGGTCAACCACAGATAATAGGCCTCTCCCGGAAGGAAGGAAAGACACAAGCTCTGGGGTTGCACATTCTTTCATGCACATATTCTTCTGCCAACTTCTTTATAACACACAGTTTTGTATAGCCAACTTATCTAGCTGATGTGTGGACCGTGGACTGTGGATATGTTAAAAACTCTACGAAATATTCTTTCACTTTTTATCCCAGATAGCGAACATATACATACACTTggtttttgttggcatttactgTTACTTAAAGTTTCAATTCTATTGTAGATTGTTGAAGTAAGAAAGGTTTTATTGCAAAACCTACAAAACAAATCAGATGCAGCACCACAGGGCTCTATTCCTGaggttgatgatgttgaaggGAGCAATATGGATAGTAACAATAGAGGGGAGTGTGGCACCGTTCTGCAGAAGAAGGTTTTGGCTGAGTCGACATATCAGGAAAATGTTGATGAACAGGAAAATGTTGATCAGTGGTTAGAAGAGGAAGATGTTGAAACTGGAACTTCATTAGCTTCCCTGAAACAACTTGGAAACGACGAAGATGTTTCATTCAGTGATCTTgaggatgatgataatgatgcttCAACTTCACCAGCACATAAAGCTCAAAATGCACAGGGTTGTTCACCCAGTAATTCTAATGACTGGTTTCAATTAAGTGAAAATTCTGCTTCAACTTCACCAACCCGTAAAGCTGAAAATGCACAGGATGGTTCACCTAGTAATTCTGGTGACTGGGTTCAACTAAGTGAAAATTCTGACAATGGGAATGCTAGCAGAAGTAGAGCTGCTGGCTCAACTATTAGGGAGAAAGATTCAAAAGGTGAGGAATCAAATGACTGGTTGAATATTGATGATTTCTATGCAGATAGTGTTGGTAATCGGGGCCGGCGCTGACATAAAGTGGCCAAAGTTTGGGCAACATATTTTAGGggcatcatttttattttttttgttaagatACATTGGATTAATGATATAACTTTTTAACAAAAAAAGTCAACCTTTTTAGGGGTGTATTCGATTTATAGATACTTCAGGATCTGTATAAATTCGTGGTATTCAAACTAGAATTATATAGTTCTGTACAAATCCGAGCATTCAAAAGTCAAAATCACAGATATTTGTTCCACAAAAATCCGAAGTATTCAAATTAGATATTTCAATGTTCCTAAAAAAAACTTTGGTATGTCTTCATGATCCTCACAAGAACATAACATTCGAGATAACCTATATATTGAGAATGACATTAGTTTCTCTCATTTAGTGAGACAACTGCAAATAAACTTTAGCCTTACCACTTCGTCAGTACCCCATAATTTTATACTACTATAGTAGTTCAAGTCATATCAATTTTCCTTGgtaaatcatcaaaaacaaactttaCTTTTTCAATTTTCCCATTTTTATAATAAATGTCAATCAAAAAATTACCCacatattcatcttaatcaaaaCTCACTTTGATAGCAAACCCATGAACTTGGTAACTTGTTTTACCTCTTTCAACTATGTGCAAGCTAGAAACACAATTGATTAGAAGACCATGATGATAAATTTCAATCCGACATTTTATGAAATGCTAACGCATTTCATATAGACAACCTGATTTTGAAATTTATTATTCCATACAAATCTCTAAAAGATTCCAATTTAATCCATGACAGTTTAACATAAGTCCATGGATATATAATGAAATCTTATAAGTCC
This genomic stretch from Papaver somniferum cultivar HN1 chromosome 5, ASM357369v1, whole genome shotgun sequence harbors:
- the LOC113282765 gene encoding uncharacterized protein LOC113282765 produces the protein MSWFSSLTNQFNQESDSEVEEDLSQQLHHVQLNSPSGGHDGDPDSGGGGGGVKIKENLTEIRKSIGRQLLGVASFLAPPPQSSSSSSSTATTATTTNDASSSPKSLVGGIKSDFAEISGSLKSGLSLFSSNKAVNEISRFATTLLQFPKDDGEDEVAGINQEVLEFVRIMSSRPECWTEFPLPLPHYNDFHMSGAQQLHASTVEELAPSLADLRYKLCPNFMTEDRFWMIYFIMLHPRLRESDAVLLTTPRIVEVRKVLLQNLQNKSDAAPQGSIPEVDDVEGSNMDSNNRGECGTVLQKKVLAESTYQENVDEQENVDQWLEEEDVETGTSLASLKQLGNDEDVSFSDLEDDDNDASTSPAHKAQNAQGCSPSNSNDWFQLSENSASTSPTRKAENAQDGSPSNSGDWVQLSENSDNGNASRSRAAGSTIREKDSKGEESNDWLNIDDFYADSVGNRGRR